One Gopherus evgoodei ecotype Sinaloan lineage chromosome 1, rGopEvg1_v1.p, whole genome shotgun sequence genomic window, acattttttgaaagaaaGATTGTACTTAATTCAAAATCTAGCCAGGTGCTTCTTCCATGAGGTTCAGTGCAATAGTCCCTTCCCACGAGCTATGCACAGCCTTTCCCTATCTGCATTAATACAAATACCAGATCACAAAAAGACAAGTGTTTTAGTACATCAAACATTTATTGTTTTCATGAGACACATTGAAGTTTTCCCTGTCAGCAGGAACCCAACAAGTTGACTCTACAGGGCACAGGGTGCAAAACTCCCATAAAGTATATGCAGCAAAATACCTTTTTGATAACCCCCTTGCAGGAAATGATCGATCAATCTCACTGCAACTAAAAACACAGTATTACAAAGTATTTACAAAAGACAACCAAAATGGAACATAAAAACTTAATGACCAGGTGTGTGTATGAAATGTTGCCAACGAATTTCCAGTACCTCAGAAGTTTATTCTAGCACTCTACCCAAAGCATTCGGGGGGTGAAAAGGTTCCAGTGGGAGTGCCAGACTCACTCATCTTTCAGTACCAGTGTCCCGCAAAATAGAATAAAGACCCAAGAAAGGTTCCATCATAGTGTCACTTCTGGATTTTAGTCTCCTCTCGCAAAGGGGACGGAAGTGGCAATTCTGGCTTTGAAAGGAAGGCCCCCACCAGAACCTGTCTGCAGTGGTCTCTATTCTGAGCCTGTTGGTAAATTAACCTGTGGGGAGATGGAATATTCCATCGcacaacaccccctccccacacacactgaaaATGGGGTGGAGGAGTGGTCTCCTTCAGTGactgggtctattacaggaaatACACCTTCCCACCCCCCTCAAGAGTAGTCTGATTTGAGCTGAGCAGGTAGGAGAGTTGACCAGGATGAGGATATGTCACAGTAGCCCCTCCATTTCCTTCATGAAGGCTTCATACACATCATCCTTAGTCTGCACAGAGACAGGGGCAGAGGAGCCAACCTTAGGGGTTGCTTTGGTTAACTGGAGAGCTGGCTCATCATCATGTTTTCTCTGAGACACAGCAGAAGCCCCCTTATTCTCACGTCGCACTCGCAGGGCAGTGGGCACAAAGCGGGTGATCTCTGCTTTGGGGTTGGTAATTTGCGGCTTGGCACTGATTGTGGCCGTGGCTTTCTTCTCAATGGTAGCTCCACTGGTGTCATCCGCCTTGGGGCGCTGGATTAGACTGGGTGGGGCACTCAGCACCCCTGGGTTTGGAATGGGAGCCGGCGGGAAAAGGCCTGGTGGAGGCCCCAGAGGTGGACGCAGCATGCCTGGACGAGGAGGAGGGATACCTGTGGACAGGGGGACAAAGTTTGAGCAAGCGGAAACAGCACTTGGAAACAATCCAGAGAAAACTCGTAAATTGGAGGCAGGGCCCCCATGTTAGAGTAGCAGTCGGTAATCTTACAAATTGTTTTCAAACCCTGCAGCATCAGATTCTTCCTGATGGAGAACAATGTGTACACACATTTAGGAAATTCTAGCTATTGGCCTTGTATGGAGGTTAAGGCCCCAGTGTATTCCCCTCCCTTGAATTCCTATATATATATCCAGTGCTAGAGCACAAGGGACAACATCCCATCATGTGTATGAGAATTTCAGAACTATCAGCAGCATGTGACTAGTGGGGTGTAAATAGTCCCTGCTTCAGGAGTGGACAGCTgcagggactgtccttttgttctgtttatatATAGCCTAGCGCAATGAGGTCCTGCtctatgactggggctcctaggcccCAAGAAAATACAAGTAATAATGCAAATTCTAACAGGGAAGTCAATGCAAGAGGCAATCTGGAACAGTTCTGTGATATAGCACAATGAAAACAAACTCTGACATAACAGGAATTCAGACCTCCAGGTACAAGTCTGCACAGAACAGCAGGGACTTAGTCACTAATGTTAAACAAAAGTAACTCCAAGAGACCTGCAATGGAGGGGAACAGGTTACGCCGCCCGATGCCGCGCTTGTAGTAATGTAGCCTGAATGTAAGCACATAAGTAGCATGGGATTGTCTGAGGCCAGGCACTGGGAAAGAACGTTTCCCCATACCACATGTACTAACTCAGGCACCAGTGGGAaggtttaaaatgaaatacacaTAATAAGGAAGCAGAAAATTTTACCTGGTGGTGCTGGAGGTGGCAAACGAGGTGGAGGTCCACGTGGGGGAGGGCCGGGTGGCAGTCCTGGAGGTGGGCCTGGTGGAGGGCCAGGGGGCCGGCCAGGTGGAGGCCCTGGTGGTAAGAGTCGTGGTAAAGGCCCACGCAGACCTGGCAATCCTGGCGGCCTCAGGAATGGAGGAGCCCCTGAAAATATACACCCAAAACAAAAGCTACTTAACTCATGGGCATAAAAACATAGCATCATGTAATATCAAACACCACCTGATTAAGGGGAGCTGTCTTCAATATAAGCCAACCCTCTACATAACTGATCTTCTAGGTCTTATGGTTTCTTAACCCCTTAGacaaaggctatgtctatactgtaTGTACAGATATTCACGCTTGCTTTCACTGAGCTAGTGGGTATAAACAGTAGTGCAGCCAGGATAGCATGAGTAGCAGAGGTATGTCTGACCCATGCTGAGTATATATCTACCAGTTTCAGGCAAGTTTGTACTCAGCACAGTTCATCCCTGCCTCTACTGCCACTACCTACCTTTCCATAGCTATGCTATTATTTTCTACTAGCTCGATGAGCGCTGGCACAAATAAGTATTCGTGAGCAGGAGAATCACACCATTATCTTGTAGTGTAGGCAAAAAAGACCAGCCAATGTGGTGTCTTGGCTGGTCAAGCGAAGTCAGTTCTTTCTCTTCTCACCACAATCGTCCCTTCTGTTATCTTATAGCAGACGCTTCAGTGCTGAGCTGTATTCCCAAGAACACAACATGCTGATGTGATCTTTCCAGTGGGCAGATATTTGAAAGAATCGCTTTGACAAGCTGGTCCCTGAACTAGAGTCATCAGAGATTTCCCATTTGAAAAATATGTCAAGATTATGTTAAAGCCTATAGTCCTGTCATAACGATATTACCAGATTTTACCCATGTTTTATCCATTCTGGTAGTGCCTCTTTGGCAATTGTGaaagccaagtatcagaggggtagccaagttagtctggatctgtaaaaagtgaagaagagtcctgtggcaccttatagactaacagacgtattggagctgacgaagtgggtattcacccacgaaagctcatgctccaatacttctgttagtctataaggtgccacaggactctttgtaaaAGCCAGTTACTTGTGAGGATTTTATGCTTTCTTCTTGATGTAGCTGTGCAATATATTATGATGGAGGGTATTTTCTTCCTGATCCCAAGTGGTCATCAGCTTTTGGCTTGAAGCATAAGAACTAAACCTGGGCAGCCTCACAAATCTTAGGGACTGTGACTGAagagatcactgcttttataaaataaataactttttggAAATTTAATGAGTTAATATACTGCAGTATCAAATTCCACAGTTGCGTAAAAGAAGTGTCCTTTCCTCTATTGTGCCAACATCACAGATTGGTAAAAGGAGAAATCCTATTTCTCCTATACACACAGTGTTTACAAGACATTCAAGTGCTCTATGTCACACCACATTACCAAGACACTGTATTCTAGTACCCACGCTTCCTTTTCTTGAGGAATATGAAGTCCTACTTAGCAGCTGTCTCAGAGACTCTCTCCCCACCATGTACTGCAGTGACTCATTAGCTGTTCTTTCAAATGTCAACAATGCCTGAATTTAAATAACTGAAGATAAGGACTTCAATGTAAGGCCTTTACTCTGGAATCTGCTTCCCCCACTGTCCTAGTAGAGTCAGACTTTGTTGATTTCACGGAAACAGTAAAGGTGGAGGGCTGTTGtgggtttgggttgtttttttttgttttttgttttagggAGGACGAGAGGAGCAGAAGTGAAGGACATGCCTTATGTTTACTTATTAAAATCATATTTGTTATTCATTGTATGTGTGCGCAGGAACAGCAGTGGGCTCATGTTATATATTGTTCTAGATGTCCTCACTCTATCAAAGCTAATATTCTTTTTAATGAAATTAGAGGGCTAGAGAATGGGTTAGagagattttcatttttaacctAATTAATGCAATCCAGTTCAGACAGGTAGTGCCAAATCACTCCCCACTGATCTATGTGAAATAAGTTGCTGTCTCCCTCCAGTTCCTGGTAAAATAGGTGTTTACATTGCAAAACCACCATCAGAACAGGCACCAATTGGCCATCTGGCTCACTAGGGAGGCCCACTACTGAATAAGAATGTTTCCCTTTCCTGGTAAGGGTTGAAACACATTCACAGGACAGTTTCAGAGAGATGCCTGCACTGCTACTATAGCTGGTCAGGGAATAACAAGCCAACTCTTGGTCTGCAGGACTGGGACTGGAACCTAACGCCTTTCAGCAGCAGCAagttgatttaaacaaaaataagctATGTGTTCACCTGGTGGAGGGCCAGGAGGAAGACCAGTAGGTGGTCCTggaggtctcaggggaggggcaggaggtggtCCCAGAGGGGGAGGCCCAGGCATGGGCGGTGCCTGTATCTGAGTCGGAGGAACAGGCTGTGGCGGtggttgctgctgttgctgtggcTGAGAGGGTGTAGTAGATGATGACCCAGTCTCTGTACGAGACTCCTCCTTGCGTTGCTGCTGTGGTGTCTCTTCAGACTCAGAATCatcttcatcctcctcttcctcctcttctgaatACTCCTCCACTTCTCGCCCCTCCTCAGGGATTTCCTGACCTGAAGAGACAAGATACATTTATAAGCACCATAGGAAAACCTGAGATGGGAGATcatctctccctcacacacacaaaatagtgaTGAGGAAGAGGGAAGAAACTGGCCTTAGTTAGGTAGTATACAAAACAGGGAACAGGAACACAGTACAGCTCTCACTGGTAGCATGGAAGGCTGTGTCATCATAACCCCTTATTTTCAGGGGCTAACAATtcctttggggctgaaatttcTCTTGCGTAACTTCACACAGCTacagtctggagatttttttagaaggaaaCCTGTGGGAAATTGATTTAGCCCTTTGAAgtaaaaaaagttcattttttaaaaaaggtgattTTATATGAGCAGAGAAGTGAAACAGCTGACACTTCTACGCTGACAAGTGCAGTTCTTAATGAGGAAGGAAAAATGAGCTCAAATTTGGAGAAAGACATTAGTATCGATGAAGTTAAGAGGTTGCCTTtacacatctgcagaagcatctTTTATGGGCATCTTAATCCTGAAAGGCTTTAGAACATTGAGAGCATAGTAAATTTGCCTCAAGAGATAAATTACTTAAACAGCAACTCAGTTTTAAGTTCTTCCCAGCTCATTCTTCATCTTaagaacagaaatattaaatGTTTCATTAGTCTTCGTTATCTTCATTAGGGTTGAGAAATGAagcaagcaaaaataaaaatttttaaaaagctacataTTTTGTTCACCAGCTAGGGAATCTATGTTCTCACCTGCCATTCGCAACATCATGGCCTGAAGTGGAGTCAGTTCCttcatgttctttttctttttccttgactTCCCAGGCATGTCAGCAAACCGCACACTAAGTCCTGCAGAGATAAGCACAGGGAAAAGGGAGAGATTAAATGTATACAAGAAAAGTTATCATTTGATGTGGATAGTAAATTAAATATCCCATGACTCTTCAAAATAGTAAGAATGTTAACATTGGTGTTATTTGCCGTATTACATCCTGCTAACCCAAAATTCCCATCAGTTTCAAATAAATACATTGTTCCTGACTTCCACTCAAATAGCTGAATGGATGATTGATACTCTCCTACAGTGAGTGAAGTAGTCTCTGTCTATGATTAGCCTGAAATTCAATAAGGTATCTTGTACAGTTCTTTTGAAAAGTGTGGTGACATGGAACTAAAAATTACATTGTGGATTTCATTGTTTCTGACTCAATGCTCCAGGTCGAGAgagaccgagagagagagagagtgtgtgttttAACAAGACAGCTAAATTTGAATACTGACGTAGCAATCTCAGCCTGGGATCTCAAATTTTAGCTGGGTGCTTTCTGACTCATTTATCAGCAGTAATAAAAATTCTATAATAGGAACTTAGGTAATAATTTAGTTAGTGAAGCCAGAACAGAAATCAGTTTGCTCTTCTTCCAGCCTCATGACCACAGAACAAACAGAAATAAGAGTGTCACTTTTCAGGCTATAATGAAGTGGAGTTCCCACCACACAAACCTGATTTCTTGTCTTCACCCTCCCTTTCATTGTCATTGTCACGATGCAGGAATTCATCACCTTCGCTGTCTGCATCTGATCTGTCGCTATCACTGTCATCACTACTGTCATCAT contains:
- the WBP11 gene encoding WW domain-binding protein 11, whose amino-acid sequence is MGRRSTSSTKSGKFMNPTDQARKEARKRELKKNKKQRMMVRAAVLKMKDPKQIIRDMEKLDEMEFNPVQQPQLNEKVLKDKRKKLRETFERILRLYEKENPDIYKELRKLEVEYEQKRSQLSQYFDAVKNAQHVEVESIPLPDMPHAPSNILIQDIPLPGAQPPSILKKTSAYGPPIRPISVLPPPGLGVPRLPPGRKPPGPPPGPPPPQVLQMYGRKVGFTLEMAPWRREEEISYSPDIGQRGHDDDASSTSEDEGYPEDMDQDRHDDSSDDSDSDRSDADSEGDEFLHRDNDNEREGEDKKSGLSVRFADMPGKSRKKKKNMKELTPLQAMMLRMAGQEIPEEGREVEEYSEEEEEEDEDDSESEETPQQQRKEESRTETGSSSTTPSQPQQQQQPPPQPVPPTQIQAPPMPGPPPLGPPPAPPLRPPGPPTGLPPGPPPGAPPFLRPPGLPGLRGPLPRLLPPGPPPGRPPGPPPGPPPGLPPGPPPRGPPPRLPPPAPPGIPPPRPGMLRPPLGPPPGLFPPAPIPNPGVLSAPPSLIQRPKADDTSGATIEKKATATISAKPQITNPKAEITRFVPTALRVRRENKGASAVSQRKHDDEPALQLTKATPKVGSSAPVSVQTKDDVYEAFMKEMEGLL